The genomic stretch GCCCATCAGGCAGCCGAACACGGCGGCGAGCAGGGTGGTGCACACACCGACGACGACCGAGGCCCGGGCGCCGTAGACGGTGCGGGCGTAGACGTCGCAGCCCTGGGTGTTGAAGCCGAAGGGGTGGCCGTCGGCCGGGCCCTGCTTGGACTTGGTGATGTCGCAGGCGTACGGGCTGGTGCTGGTCAGCAGGCTCGGCCAGATCGAGATGACGACCAGGAAGAGGATCAGCACCGCGGAGATGTAGAAGATGGGGTTGCGCCGCAGGTCGCGCCAGGCGTCGCCCCACAGGCTGCGGGGCTTGTCCGCCTTCAGCTCCACGCCGACGACATCGGCCGCGTCCACGGGTGCCTGGGTGTGCACGGAGGTCTCGGTGTCAGGCATAACGGATCCTCGGGTCCAGGACCGCGTAAAGCAGGTCGACGAGCAGGTTGGCGGCGAGGAAGACGACCACGAGGATGGTCACGAAGCCCACCACGGTCGGTGAGTTCTGCCGCAGGATGCCCTGGTAGAGCTGGTAGCCGACGCCCTGGATGTTGAAGATCCGCTCGGTGACGACGGCGCCGGCCATCAGGCCGCCGATGTCGGTGCCGAGGAAGGTGACGACGGGGATCAGCGAGTTGCGCATCAGGTGGACGGTGACCACCCGGCGGCGCGGCAGGCCCTTGGCCGTCGCGGTGCGGATGTAGTCCGAGCGCAGGTTCTCCGCGATCGAGGTTCGGGTGAGCCGGGACACGTACGCCAGCGAGACGCCCGCCAGCACGATGCCGGGCAGCAGCAGCTGGTCGAAGGTGACGTCGATGGAGACCGCCGGGGCGGCCCAGCCGAGCTTCACGCCGATGAAGTACTGCAGCACGTAGCCGGTGACGAACGTCGGGACCGAGATCACCAGCAGCGTGAAGACCAGCACGCCGGTGTCCACGATCCGGCCTCGGCGCAGGCCCGCGATGACGCCGAGGGTCAGGCCGACCACCAGCTCGATGGCGAACGCCACCAGCGTCAGCTTGATGGTGTTCGGGAAGGCGTTGCCCATCAGTTCCACGACCGGGGTGCCGTTGAAGGACGTACCGAAGTCGCCCTGGAAGATCCCGGCCATGTATTGCAGGTACTGGCTCCACAACGGGTCGTTGAGGTGCAGGGACTCCCGGATCGCCGCGGCGGTGGCCGGGTCCGGTGTCCGGTCTCCGAACATGGCGGCGACGGGGTCGCCGATCGCGTAGACCATGACGAAGATCAGGAAAGTGGTGCCGATGAAGACGGGCACCATCTGGAGCAGTCGTCGTATGACGTAGCGCCCCATGTGTCCTCCAGGAAAGCGCCGACGCGGGAACAGCCGGACCCGTTCTCGACGGGTACCGACTGTCCCCTGCCGCCGTAAGCGGTTATGTTCTTCGCGCCCCGCTCAGGGGCGGCTGCGTCGGATCAGCCCTTGACCTTGATGTCGCTGAAGACAGGGACGCTGAAGGGGTTGAGCGTGACGTCGGAGACCTTGTCCGACCAGCCGACGGTGCCGTTCTGGTAGAAGAGCGGGATGTTCACCGCGTCCTGGATGACGATCTTCTCGGCCTGCTTGTAGATGTCGGTGGCCTTCTTGATGTCCGTCTCGGCGGCGGCCTCGTCCATCAGCTTGTCGAATTCCTTGTTGCTCCACTTGCCGTCGTTGGAGCTGGACCCGGTCTTGTACAGCGGGGTCAGGAAGTTCTCGATGTGCGGGTAGTCCATCTGCCAGCCGGCGCGGAACGGCCCGTTCATCTCGCCCTTGGTGATCTGGTTGCGGAAGTCACCGAAGGTGCCGACCGGGTTGCCCACGCAGGCCTTGTCGTCGCCGAGGACCTTGTTGATGCTGTTGCAGGCCGCGTCCGCCCACTGCTTGTGGGAGTCCTTGTCGGCGTTGTAGCTGATGGTCAGCTTGCCGCCGGGGATGCCGCCGCCCTCTTCGATGAGCTTCTTGGCCTCGGTCGGGTTGTAGGTGCAGACGTCACCGCAGAGGTTCTTGTCGTAACCGTTGGCCTCGCCGAGCACCGGAGAGGTGAGGTCGACCATCGGTGTACGGGTGCCGTTGTAGATCTTCTCCGTGATGCTCTTGCGGTCGATCGCCATGGAGATGCCCTTGCGGACCTTCTCCATGCCCGGCTTGTTCCACTCGGGCTTGTAGAACGGGAAGGTGACGGCCTGGTAGAGACCCGCGGGCTGGGTGTGGTAGTTGCCCTTGAGGTCGTTCTTGGCGTTCTTGATCTGCTCCGCCGGGATGTCGTCGTTGACATCGAGGTTGCCGGCCTGGAGGGCGGCGTACGCGGCGTTGGAGTCGGTGAAGACCTGGAGCAGTACGCCCTTGTTCTGCGGCTTGTGGTCACCGGTGTAGTACTTGTTCGGGACGAGCTTCATCAGCTTGCCCCGCTCGTACGAGTCCACGGCGTACGGGCCGTTGCCGACCGGCTTCTTCAGGTATTCCTCGTGCTTGTCGAAGAACATCTTGGGCAGCGGCGAGAACGCCTTGTAGCCCAGGCGGACCGGCCAGGTGCCGAACTTCTTGCTGAGCTTGACGGTGAAGGTGGTGTCGTCCACGACCTTCAGGCCCGACAGCGTCTGGGCGGTCGGCTTGCCCTCCTCCGGGGAGGTCTTGTCGTAGCCCTCGATGTCGGAGAAGAAGTAGGCGTTCTTCTGCTTGTTGGTGGCCAGCGCCGCGTAGTTCCAGGCGTCCACGAACGACTTGGCCGTGAGCGGCTCGCCGTTGGAGAACTTCAGGCCCTTCTTCAGCTTGATGGTGAAGTTCTGGGCGTCGGAGGTCTCGATCGACTCGGCGGCGGCGTTCTTCGCCTCGCCGGTCTTCGGGTCGTACTCCTTCAGATTCATGAAGATCTGGTCCAGCACCTTGCCGCCGAGCACCTCGTTGGTGTTCGCGGGCTCCAGCGGGTTCTGCGGGTCTCCCCAGTTGGCCCGGACGAAGCCGGCCTCGGCACCCGAACTACCGCTGCTTCCACCGCATGCCGTCGCCGACAGGGCGATGGCTATCGCCCCTGCGATCCAGGTGGCGCTCTTGGCACCGCGCATGGGACTGCCTCCTCATGAGTCCATTCACTTCATGGAAAGGAGCTGCCCGCAGCTGACACCCCTGACAGCCAGCGACCAGCCCCTGCTGCTCGTGAGTCGGCGCTCCCCACAGCGCGTGACCCATTGACCCGAGCTCAATGCCCCCCAGTCTCAGTCACCTTCGCCCCATAAACCACGTGTAAGGGGTCTCGGTTTGGTCACATCCGGTTTCCGGAAGTTCGGAATCCGGACAAAACAAACCATCCAGACGGTAACGAAACGGACTGTCGGTGCACCACGTCGCGATCTTCGTCCGCAATTCGGACTCACCATGGCCGGATCGCAACCCAAATCTTGTTGACTCATTGCGATCAATTGCGATATCGGCCGCGCCAGAACGGGAAACGGAAAGCGCCCCACCGGACGGTGAATCCGGTGGGGCGCTCTCGGAGCGTAATCGCCGCTCGTACGCCGGAGGTTACCCGGCGTGACGGATCAGCGCTTCGCGCGCGACGCCGTCCGCGCGCGCTCACGGGCGTCCAGGACGACCTTGCGGATGCGGACCGCCTCCGGGGTGACCTCGACGCACTCGTCGTCGCGGCAGAACTCCAGCGACTGCTCCAGCGAGAGCTTGCGCGGCGGGACGATCGACTCCGTGACGTCGGCCGTGGAGGAGCGCATGTTCGTGAGCTTCTTCTCCTTGGTGATGTTCACGTCCATGTCGTCGGAGCGGGAGTTCTCGCCGACGATCATGCCCTCGTACACCTCGGTGCCCGGCTCGGTGAACAGCACGCCGCGCTCCTGGAGGTTGGTCATCGCGAAGGCGGTGACCGCGCCGGCCCGGTCGGCGACCAGCGAACCGTTGTTACGGGTGGTCAGGGTGCCGAACCAGGGCTCGTGGCCCTCGTGGATGGAGTGCGCGATGCCCGTACCGCGGGTGTTGGTCAGGAACTCCGTACGGAAGCCGATCAGACCGCGCGACGGCACCACGAACTCCATGCGGACCCAGCCCGAGCCGTGGTTGGACATGTTGTCCATCCGGCCCTTGCGCACGCCCATGAGCTGGGTGACGGCGCCCATGTGCTCCTCGGGCACGTCGATCGTCATGCGCTCGACCGGCTCGTAGACCTTGCCGTCGACCTCCTTGGTGACCACCTGCGGCTTGCCGATGGTCATCTCGAAGCCCTCACGGCGCATCTGCTCGACCAGGATGGCCAGCGCCAGCTCACCGCGGCCCTGCACCTCCCAGGCGTCCGGGCGCTCGGTGTCCAGCACGCGCAGCGAGACGTTGCCGATCAGCTCGCGGTCCAGGCGGTCCTTGACCTGGCGGGCGGTGACCTTGCGGTCCTTGACCGCGGCCTTGGCGTCCGCGCCCTTGCCGGTGCCGCCGCGGCCGACCAGCGGGGAGGTGTTGGTGCCGATGGTCATCGAGATCGCCGGCTCGTCGACCGTGATCAGCGGCAGCGCGACCGGGTTCTCCGGGTCGGCCAGCGTCTCGCCGATCATGATGTCGGGGATGCCGGCGACGGCGCAGATGTCACCGGGGCCCGCCACCTCGGCCGGCTTGCGGGTCAGCGCCTCGGTCATCATCAGCTCGGTGATGCGGACGTTCTGCACGGACCCGTCGCGCTTCATCCACGCCACGGTCTGGCCCTTGCGCAGCTCGCCCTGCTCGACACGGAGCAGCGCGATACGGCCGAGGAAGTTGTCCGCGTCCAGGTTGGTGACGTGCGCCTGGAGGGGGGCCGACTCGTCGTACTCGGGGGCCGGGACGGTCTCCAGCAGCGTGGAGAAGAACGGCTCCAGGTTGTCGCTGTCCTGCGGGACGGTGCCGTCCTCGGGCTTGGTCAGCGAGGCGACGCCGTCACGGGCGCAGGCGTAGACGATCGGGAACTCGATCTGGTCCTCGTCCGCGTCCAGGTCCAGGAACAGGTCGTAGGTCTCGTCGACGACCTCGGCGATGCGCGAGTCCGGGCGGTCGGTCTTGTTGATGCACAGGATGACCGGCATCTTCGCGGCCAGCGCCTTGCGCAGCACGAAGCGGGTCTGCGGCAGCGGGCCCTCGGAGGCATCCACCAGCAGCACGACCGCGTCCACCATCGACAGACCGCGCTCGACCTCGCCGCCGAAGTCGGCGTGGCCGGGGGTGTCGATGATGTTGATGGTGATCGGGTCCCCGCCGTCCTTGGGGTGGTACTTCACCGCCGTGTTCTTGGCGAGGATCGTGATGCCTTTCTCACGCTCCAGGTCGTTCGAGTCCATCATGCGCTCGTCGAGGTTCTCCGCGGCGTGCGCGGCGAACGAGCCGGCCTGCTTGAGCATGGCGTCGACGAGGGTCGTCTTGCCGTGGTCGACGTGGGCGACGATGGCGACGTTACGAATGTCGTGGCGCGTGGGCATACTGCGGCGCTTCTCCCGGATCGTGGATGGCGGCACGTACGGTCCGGTACGTGTGCCTGCCGGGCATGAAGACGCCACGGCCTCACCCCATGGTACGTGGCTGGCGCGGCGTCGGCCGCCCCAGGTCGCTCGGACCGGCCCTGACCTGCGGCGATGCAAATCCGAACGGGCATCCCGCACGGGTTGGGCACCTGCCGTTCCCCGCCCGGCCGGACGCGTGACGGGTGGGCGTCACCGTACGCCACGGGTCCGTGCGGCGGGGGGGGGGGACGTACGGCGGCGGGACGTACGGCGGCGGGACGTACGCCCCGGACGATCACCCGGGGCGGCCGTCCCGCCCTGTCACTCGTAGCCCGCCGTCAGCTCTTCTTGTAGCCGATGTCCTGGTAGCGCGGCGTCGAGAAGCCGAAGGCTCCCGCGTTGACCAGGTTCTTCTTCGCGGCGACCACCTCGGGGCGCTGGTAGAGCGGCACCGAGCCGGCCGCCGCCCAGATCCGGGCGTCGGCGCGCTCGACCAGTTCGCGGGACGCGTCCTCGTCCAGTTCGGCCGCCGCTTGGTCGAAGAGCTGGTCGATGTGGTCGGTGCCGACCCGGGTGTAGTTCTGTTCGACGGTCAGGCTGCCGTCGGCGGCTGGCTGCGGCTTGGCGTAGATCGGACGGCCGTCGGTGGCCGGGTAGGCGGAGCCGGGCCAGGTGTAGAGCGCCAGGTCGAAGTCGCCGGCGGCGATGTGGTCCTCGAAGTAGCTCTTGTCCGGCACCTTCTGGACGACGGTCTGCACCCCGATCCGGGCGAGCATCCCGGAGATCCGGTCGGCGACGGTGCGCAGCCGCTCGGAGCCGGGCCCGTCCGGCAGCACGAAGCGCAGGGCGAGCGGCTTGCCGTCCTTCTTCACGGCCGCGGCCGGGCCGCCCGCGGCGGGGTCGGCCGGGCCGGCGAGCGCCAGGGCGTCCGCGCCGACCGGCTTGCCGTCCGCCGCCCGGCCCGCCCCGTCCGGTCCGTCGGGCGTCCGTACGCCGCCGGGCGCGGGGGCCACCTCGATCATCTCGGCGGCGCTCAGCGCGTTGGCCGCCAGCATCTCGTAGCGCCGGTAGTCCGCGTACGCGGCGGTGGCCGTGTCGCCCTCCGCGGTGGTGCGCCGGTCGGCGGCGGCGGTCTTGTAGAAGACGGCGCTCTGCCGCAGCAGCGTGGACCGCTGGAGGTCGGCGGACCGCACACCGGCCGAGGACAGCGGCGTCGTCGGTACGGAGACCCGGACCACGTCGCCGCCCTTCTCGTCGTCGTGGCCGGCGTCCACCTTCTTGTCCGGCTTCTGCGGCTGGGCCGTACCGCCCGGCGCGCGCCAGCCCGCGTCCGCCAGCATCGCCCGCGCGGCCCCGGTGTCCGGTCCACCGAGGGCGTCGCTGTGGTCCGCGTAGCCGGGCTGGCCCGCCATCAGCAGGTGGCTGCCGAGCGGGCGGTTCGGCAGGCCGAGCGGCTTGAGCACACTGTCGGCCAGCTTCTGCCGGTCGATGGCGCGGGCCACCGCGCGGCGCACCCGGTCGTCGTTGAGCGGATCGACGCTGCCGTTGAGGGCGAGCTGTGTGTAGGCGGGTTCGAGGGCCTTGCGGACGGTGTAGCCGCGCAGCGCCTGCTGCTCGGCGGTGGCCGCGCGGCGCGGCGGTACGTCGTCGCCACCGGGGGCCGGGGAGCGCTCGGCGTCATCCCCCGCGCCCTCCGCGCGCCCGGCTTGCGAGGCACCGTCGGGCGCCCCGGCGCCCGGCGAGCCCGAGCCGACACCGGGTGAACCGGCGTCGGGCGCCCCGGCGCCCGGCGATCCGCCCTTCCGGGACCCGGTCCCCGCCGCCCCGGACGGCGCCGGCCGCCCCGCCGCGGTGATCTTGCGGGCGTCCTCCGGGTCCACCTCGGCCAGGTCGAGCGTCCCGGCGGCCAGCGCGGCGGCCCGCCTGTCGCGCGGCACCGCCGTCAGCACCACCTTGTCCAGCTTGGCGGGCGCGCCCCACCACTTCGGGTCGCGGGCGAGGGTGAGGGTGCCCGCCTGCTCGTCACGGCCTTGCACCGCGAACGGCCCGGCCGTCTCCTTCAGCTGTTCGCGCGCGCTGTCGTTGAAGGCGCGCGCGTCGCCCATCACGCTCTTCGGGTACAGCGGCGTGAACAGCGACTTCCAGTCCGCGTACGGCTTGGCGAAGGTGACCTTGACCTCGCGCGCGCTGCCGCCCCGCTCGACCTTCTCGATCCGGTCGTACCCGGCGTTGCGCGCGCTCCAGTACGCGTTGTCCTTGCCACGCAGCGCGTTCCACTGGGCGGCGAAGTCCTCCGGGCCGACGGCGCGTCCGTCGCTCCACCGGGCCTTCGGGTTGATCTTGTAGACGACGGTCTGGCGGGGCTCGCGGTCGGTGACGTCGGCGGCGGCCAGGTAGTCCGGGTTGCGCTGCGGGCGGCCGCGCTGGTCCAGGGTGAACAGCCGGGGCAGTACGGCGTCGGTGACGCGCCGCGTGGCGGCGTCCGCGCGCGCCTGGAAGGCGTTCAGGGTGCCGGGCATGGCGTCCACCGCCCAGCGCAGCGTGCCGCCCTGGCGCACCCGGTCGCGGGCCGCGGCGGCGATGTCCTGGGTGCCGGGGGCGGCTTCCCCGGTGTCGTCGCCCCCGCCGCAGCCGGTCAGCACCGGCAGCGGCAGCAGCACTCCCGCGGCGAGGAGCGCGGCGCGGCGGCGCCTGCGGCAGGCCGCGCCGCCTGGCCTGACGGGGTGGGTCATCACGGTTACCTCCGGGGCTCGCCCGCGCCGGGCCACCGCGGCGGGCCGCGGGGCCACGGATCACGTTCGGCCGACTTTGCGGCTCATCACACCTATGGCTCCACCACTGAAGGCGACCGGCCCCGGTGCGCGCGG from Streptomyces albofaciens JCM 4342 encodes the following:
- a CDS encoding ABC transporter permease, which encodes MGRYVIRRLLQMVPVFIGTTFLIFVMVYAIGDPVAAMFGDRTPDPATAAAIRESLHLNDPLWSQYLQYMAGIFQGDFGTSFNGTPVVELMGNAFPNTIKLTLVAFAIELVVGLTLGVIAGLRRGRIVDTGVLVFTLLVISVPTFVTGYVLQYFIGVKLGWAAPAVSIDVTFDQLLLPGIVLAGVSLAYVSRLTRTSIAENLRSDYIRTATAKGLPRRRVVTVHLMRNSLIPVVTFLGTDIGGLMAGAVVTERIFNIQGVGYQLYQGILRQNSPTVVGFVTILVVVFLAANLLVDLLYAVLDPRIRYA
- a CDS encoding peptide ABC transporter substrate-binding protein — its product is MRGAKSATWIAGAIAIALSATACGGSSGSSGAEAGFVRANWGDPQNPLEPANTNEVLGGKVLDQIFMNLKEYDPKTGEAKNAAAESIETSDAQNFTIKLKKGLKFSNGEPLTAKSFVDAWNYAALATNKQKNAYFFSDIEGYDKTSPEEGKPTAQTLSGLKVVDDTTFTVKLSKKFGTWPVRLGYKAFSPLPKMFFDKHEEYLKKPVGNGPYAVDSYERGKLMKLVPNKYYTGDHKPQNKGVLLQVFTDSNAAYAALQAGNLDVNDDIPAEQIKNAKNDLKGNYHTQPAGLYQAVTFPFYKPEWNKPGMEKVRKGISMAIDRKSITEKIYNGTRTPMVDLTSPVLGEANGYDKNLCGDVCTYNPTEAKKLIEEGGGIPGGKLTISYNADKDSHKQWADAACNSINKVLGDDKACVGNPVGTFGDFRNQITKGEMNGPFRAGWQMDYPHIENFLTPLYKTGSSSNDGKWSNKEFDKLMDEAAAETDIKKATDIYKQAEKIVIQDAVNIPLFYQNGTVGWSDKVSDVTLNPFSVPVFSDIKVKG
- a CDS encoding ABC transporter family substrate-binding protein, whose amino-acid sequence is MTHPVRPGGAACRRRRRAALLAAGVLLPLPVLTGCGGGDDTGEAAPGTQDIAAAARDRVRQGGTLRWAVDAMPGTLNAFQARADAATRRVTDAVLPRLFTLDQRGRPQRNPDYLAAADVTDREPRQTVVYKINPKARWSDGRAVGPEDFAAQWNALRGKDNAYWSARNAGYDRIEKVERGGSAREVKVTFAKPYADWKSLFTPLYPKSVMGDARAFNDSAREQLKETAGPFAVQGRDEQAGTLTLARDPKWWGAPAKLDKVVLTAVPRDRRAAALAAGTLDLAEVDPEDARKITAAGRPAPSGAAGTGSRKGGSPGAGAPDAGSPGVGSGSPGAGAPDGASQAGRAEGAGDDAERSPAPGGDDVPPRRAATAEQQALRGYTVRKALEPAYTQLALNGSVDPLNDDRVRRAVARAIDRQKLADSVLKPLGLPNRPLGSHLLMAGQPGYADHSDALGGPDTGAARAMLADAGWRAPGGTAQPQKPDKKVDAGHDDEKGGDVVRVSVPTTPLSSAGVRSADLQRSTLLRQSAVFYKTAAADRRTTAEGDTATAAYADYRRYEMLAANALSAAEMIEVAPAPGGVRTPDGPDGAGRAADGKPVGADALALAGPADPAAGGPAAAVKKDGKPLALRFVLPDGPGSERLRTVADRISGMLARIGVQTVVQKVPDKSYFEDHIAAGDFDLALYTWPGSAYPATDGRPIYAKPQPAADGSLTVEQNYTRVGTDHIDQLFDQAAAELDEDASRELVERADARIWAAAGSVPLYQRPEVVAAKKNLVNAGAFGFSTPRYQDIGYKKS
- the typA gene encoding translational GTPase TypA, with the translated sequence MPTRHDIRNVAIVAHVDHGKTTLVDAMLKQAGSFAAHAAENLDERMMDSNDLEREKGITILAKNTAVKYHPKDGGDPITINIIDTPGHADFGGEVERGLSMVDAVVLLVDASEGPLPQTRFVLRKALAAKMPVILCINKTDRPDSRIAEVVDETYDLFLDLDADEDQIEFPIVYACARDGVASLTKPEDGTVPQDSDNLEPFFSTLLETVPAPEYDESAPLQAHVTNLDADNFLGRIALLRVEQGELRKGQTVAWMKRDGSVQNVRITELMMTEALTRKPAEVAGPGDICAVAGIPDIMIGETLADPENPVALPLITVDEPAISMTIGTNTSPLVGRGGTGKGADAKAAVKDRKVTARQVKDRLDRELIGNVSLRVLDTERPDAWEVQGRGELALAILVEQMRREGFEMTIGKPQVVTKEVDGKVYEPVERMTIDVPEEHMGAVTQLMGVRKGRMDNMSNHGSGWVRMEFVVPSRGLIGFRTEFLTNTRGTGIAHSIHEGHEPWFGTLTTRNNGSLVADRAGAVTAFAMTNLQERGVLFTEPGTEVYEGMIVGENSRSDDMDVNITKEKKLTNMRSSTADVTESIVPPRKLSLEQSLEFCRDDECVEVTPEAVRIRKVVLDARERARTASRAKR